The nucleotide window CATGTGGGTAGCCCATGTAATGTGTCAGAGACTGTGTAATGTGCTAAACTCTGGAGGCTCACTAGACTCTGGTCAGGACAAATACAGCTTCAGTTGTAATTTGCCAAGTCCTAGCTGCTGGCCCTCTCTAGACGTGTGAAGTAGCACACTAGAAAGGAATTGAGCCGGCCTGTTGACAGCCCTCCAGGGCTCAGCTGCTTGCACGGTAGCTAGCTTGCAAGGCCAAGAAGCTAGCAGGGACGATCAGGCTTTTTCAACTCTATGGCTACGACAAACCTCTTACCCAATGGCAATAGAAAAAAATAAACTTTTGATAGAACTGTATATGCTGAGAAACTGAATCTGCATGGGCGTAGGAGAGatctacatatctacaagcaagATGATTCTCATGATGCCATGCCTATTCCATTATGGGAAAAGAATGATGTCCCAAGATGCTTGTAGGTTGTTTATGCTGTTAAGAATGGAAATTGGAGTGCAAATGAGAAtggcagtgcattgtgggggaTGCCATATAGTTAGTGAGTCATCCCTGTAGCCAAAGGGATCTGCTCTCAGTGCTGCACAAAGACACAACAACCTCAGCTGTGCAACCTAGTTTCAAACTCAATAGACTCAAAAAGGTTGTAAAATGTGTCCATTTGTCCAGGCATGGTCAGAAAAACATTGGTTTATCATCACAAATGTATCAATGAGTGGGCTAAGACATTTTTTCTACTGCTCTCTATTGATGGTCAAGGCTTTGTGGGTGTTGATGCTCATAGACTATTAGACACAATGTCTCCATACATAGCATTGGTAGAATACTGATTGTACATGAAACACATAAATAAAACCCATGTCCTTTTAGGCAAGAGTTTTAACTTGTCATAAGTGTAATACCAGGGTTATTAATTACCATTGACACTTCAAACTGCATTTTGCATCCAATCATGCGTTCCCCAAAGAAGACACAAGGAGAACATAGTGGTTTATAAAAGACAGGCTCTTCACTTCCAATGATGTGATGTGTGTCGGGATATGTGTATGATCCATGGCATGTGTGCAGTTTCTCTGTTGTCAAATTAAGAGTTAGTATGTAAATGTGTTACATTAAATGTCCATTAGCGTTTAAATTAATCACAATCACTAGTCTAAAATGTTCCCTAGTGATGAGACAATTTGAATATGAATAATGTGATTTCATCTTTGTTATGTGATAACACATAGGCAGTGTAATTGAAAACATGAGTCGTGATCTGCTCATCCAGCTGCCTATAATATGAGCAGATCTTCTTAAAGAATGATTATAGACATTTTGATATGCATTACCTTCTTCAGTATAACTCAAAAATACTTTTAATGCAATCCTAATGAAGTTGAAAAGAAGTTCAGTGCTCAGATAAGACACTAATTATTTTCAAACTACTGAAGCATGCTCTCTTTGTTCAGCTTCACCTCAGGATTCTGCAGCCCAAATTGAAACGTGTTTTGAATGGTGCTTTATACAAAATCCCTAATGAAGAGTTTATTACAGGCACACATAGCAAGCACAAGCAtcaggatatatatatatatatatatatatatatatatatctacagtatatatatgcctgtaatatatatacatatacagtatatatatgtgCCGCACTGATTATGTCACATTACAGCAAGCTAGTGGGTGTGATGCAACTTTCCAAAGGGACGTTGAATCCTCCTGATTCCAGCACCTACTCCACTCCATCTTTCAGAAGCTGTATGTAATTTCCTCAATGGGTGTCTTTCTAAGGTTCTTTTAGTGGCTTGTTCAAAGATGTCAGTACAGTACAGAACCAGCTTCTAAGACCTTATTGGCctgttcctccagctcctcactCACATGACCCACTGGAGATAGCTCGGTGGTGGCTCGTCAAAACGCATCTGTCCAGCGACTCATATGTAGCAAAAGTAGGCCAAGGACAGAAAGATTGCTTGAGGAGAGTTCTCTCATTCATCCCTGTAGCTCTCAGCACTCATCACGGTGCTTAGGAGCCTCACTAGAATTCTTTCCACCTTTTGAAAAATAAATCGAAACTTTTAAAAAtatatgttttcaacctttcaaaactttttttcacatACAACCCAACACAAAAAGgtttcaagtttcaagtttgtttgagttttttcgaaaataatttgtccctttttttttttttttttttttttttttatgttaaaatcatttttcaacctttagaaacttttttttcttcacaaccCGACACCTGGATGTCATGACTCACAACGCAGATGCAGTTCACTTGCATCCTCATTATGAAAACCTGCATATCAATATGATTAACTCCTCAAATGTGAGCTGTGTTTGAATGCCCTCAGCTGTCGTGAACGACAAGTATAAATCATTCTCTGTTCCTACCCCATGAATTTCTCCTATTCAGCCCAATTTTGCCATAAACAGTCGAGGCAGAAAGGCTTATCTCCAAGGGGGCCAAATGCTATCAGACTCCTGCAGCGCCACTTCAGTGAAAATACTCTGTCTCccgggagaggaaaggagctgTCAGTCAGTGTAGTTATCTAATGCTTCCCTTAATGTAATGTACGGTTTATTCTGCCAGACCTTTTGTTTCTTTTGACTGAACAGGTCAAAGGGGAATGGAGAAAGAGCTAAATGATTTGTGACACTGCGTCAATATCTGTTTCACTTTGTAATTTAAACCAAACCATTTTGTTTTCTCCCCCTGTTGGTTTGCAAGCCTGAAGATGAATGGCTTTTGAGTGTGTGCTCACATTTGCAGCCTTCTGTAATGCAGCCACATTTTCAGTGAATGGAGTCACATCATCTGGACCCCCAGAGCTACAGTATAGAAGAGAGACCCCAACCCTGTGTGATGTACATTCTGGTGGGGGGGCATAGCTGGGCTCTAGACTTGGACTTACACAAGCATTAGTAGGAACAAGAAAACAATGTCCTTGTTCATTTTCTCTGAGCTGAGTATTGGACTTCTTGCTCTGTCCTTTGTGTAGCTCCCTCAATAGAAACGCAATGGTTAACTATACCAAGATCCCATTTCTTCCACAGTTTGGGAACAAACAGTACACTTTATCTTTAAACTGACCAGACATTCTTATCTAGGTGCAGGGAAACACATATAAAGTTTAGAAAGCAGCCAAGAGAGACACTTTGTAAATGTTTCAGCAGAGGACATGCAGGAATCATAGGTCAGTGATTAAAACAAGGGGTAGTAATATTTTCAGGGCCCAGAGGGAACAAGAGAAGAGCTAAGGTTCCGGAAGCTTCTGGACTGCACATGTGTGATGTAGAGCAATAGGTTGTGGTGATCCTTCTTTGTCTTCATTAATGTGATTATGCTCATCTTGCATGAGAAATGTCATCTAGATACCATTACTGGAATAAAATGAACCTTTGACATGGGAACATGTCTGTGAGCTTCTCACATTAACATCACTGGCACACCTTCCTCATTTAGTTGATGGACTTATCTTATCACCTCAGAGAAACATGTTTTCTGTGGATTGTTGGCAGAGAGAACTacaaaaaatcaaataaaaggcTCATATTCTGGAAATCAGGTCTTTTAGTATGTAAATAGCAGTTATACCTGAAATCTGAAAAGGCTCCTTTTATAGATGTCATTAGAGAGTGCATTTGAGAGACCTTCAATGAGTTGTAATAGAAGACCAACATTACAGTATGTTCACTACCAATTTACATCCATCACTGAATCGATACAATATTTTAATtcaatgaatacatttacagAATCCTTTCATTAATACAAATTAAAGTAGTAGTTAATTTGTAAAAGCAGTGATGTGGAAATCTTAATGATTATCCCTTGAAAGAACCCTGGAAAATACTGCCATTTGTTTTACAGTGGCACCCAGGAGATGTGCTTAGCCAGATTGTAAAAGAGAAGCATCACATTTCTGTAGTTGACAACCAGATTGGTTGACTTTCTTCTGTTGATCGATAAATCCATTTGAGTGAGGAAAAAAGAACAGGTGAATTTATTGATGATCTTTCCAATAATCTCACCAAGCCTCTATTTCTACAGTCTGGGAATGTGTATCTGTCAAGCaaagacatacagtatgtaaccATTATCTAAAGGGCTGTGTCAAACTCAAACTTTCAGTATAACATGCACATGTGCGTACTCCACTCTAGAGAGCAAACTACCTTTTGGCGTCTTACTTTCCTGTGGTTGTCTACATACgctgcatctctttctctcgtatGGTAACACCTTCTGGCCATCGAGCTGAAGACCATGTAGAGCACAGAGAGCACTTAAAACACCAAGACTGACGTCTAACCAAGGTTTTACATGAGGAACAGACCGTAGCAGCATAAATAGCCTGACGACATGTGACATTTGCTTTGTAAGGAGCATCTTAAAGTGCTCTCCAAACTCGAATGCACAAGGCTTCAGGGTTCAAAGACATTCACTGTAGACAAGAGGACGTTCTCACCACAACATTACAGTGTGTTCTGTCATCGTTTCTGGTATGGAGAATGTTCAACTGTGTTGACCAAACATCCTCCAACAATTTTATAACAGCATTGGAACAACAAGAGGAATAGTAATTGCAGTGGAAAGACCATGTGGTGTTACTAACAAATgttaacagggagtcaggtggctgagcggttagagaatcaggctagtaatctcaaggttgccagttcgattccggccgtgtaaattgacgttgtgtccttgggtaaggcacttcaccctacttgcctcaggggggaatgtccctgtacttattgtaagtcgctctggataagagcgactgctaaatgactaaatgtaaatgtaatgttaacaACATGTGATACACTGATACGCTGACTGCATCAGTGTCACACGGCCAAAGCCAGACACCATTTCATTTGAAAATGCTCATTATAAAGCCTTGTAATGAGTTGTAATGAAACCCCATGAGTAATAAAACCTTGTGAGATGCTTTCAAGGAGTGAGGATGGTAATTAAATAGAGTAACCGTTCACACGAGCATTTACATGCTGATGTGACAGTGATAGAGAGGGAGTTTACACCGGGTACAGAAAATCAAACTGAACTGAGTTGATGAATCCAGGTGGTCTGTTGAGGCTGGTGTGTGAATACTCGCATCTCTGTATTGTTGATGTGTCTATATTAGTGGTTCCGCTGTGGTTCCTGAGGAAAGCTGGTAGGACATCCATTTGTTCTGCACTGAAACCCATTTCAAAAAGCCGTTAAGGCTGTGACAGTTACCTCTATTACCCCTGAACGTGGCACTTTAAtggccagagagagaaacagccatGAAATCGGGAGCATGAGCAAATGAATGTGCTTCGTCTCTTATTCAACTCTACTGGAAGTGTTTGTGTCCCATCTACCTAGGAAAGGGCCTGTGACAGGCTGAGTCCTGATGTCCTGTATGTGCTCTCTAAGAGAGTTGACGTGTGAATGTCTTTATGCACTCTTATACAAGCATAAGTCCCATGAGGGATGATGGGAAAAGTGACACTCCTTGGAGGCAACCTGTGTAATGGGGTATAGTCTCAGTTGGATCTCTATGTTGATTTTCCATTGTTAACCCTGCATCTGGTATTTTGTTACAGAGTAGGAGGTACTTACTTTGTTCTTTTCttcatgtctctcctctcctgtttcaggGCATTGTTGTCCTAGTGTGGAAAACCATTATCATGCAGTTCTAGTAACCAAATAGTTTTGAATGTAAAAGGTTAAGGTGATTTAAACATGCGCTGAACCTTTCTCAAGGGTTGTTTATTTGGGCGCTGAACAGATACCAAGAAGTTTCCAGATGGTTTGAGACAGTAACAAACAATACCTAAAATTAATGCTTTTTATGAATTCAAGACAAATATCAGGCAGCAGATGGGAGATAGGAGAAGTGGACTGGTTGCATGGAAGAGATCCATGCATAAGAAAAACATCTTGTCAGATGTTCATCATCAGGCAGAGTTTTGACATCAACACCCTTACCTTATTGGCTTCCTTCCCTTTGAACAGATCCCTGTCATGACGGGGGCCTTCATGGACTCGTCTCCCAATGACGACTACAGTACCGACCACTCCCTCTTCAACTCTTCCGCCAGCGTCCACGCCGCCTCCATGGGGGCCCACAGCCAGCAGGAggagccgcagtccatgtcccGTGACGCCATCTGGCTGTGGATTGCCATCACTGCCACCATAGGGAATATTGTGGTTGTGGGCGTCGTTTACGCCTTCACTTTCTGATGGTCCGAGCTCTAACAAACTGAgttagacacaaagatttttgttttggaCTGAGGAGGGATCGAACTGATGTAGCTGAAAAAGTGATTCCCAACATGGAATCCTATTTAATCATTTGCAGATTACAAACATAGGTTACCGTCAATTAAGTCTTGGTAAATGGTGGTCATGTTATTAAACCACATGAAAAGTGCTGCATAGATAATGTAATATTATGTACATCTATTCTGTTGTATTATATACATGTTTCTGATAAAGCTTTGAATAGTGAAGACAAGGAATAGTCAATGGTGATTAATATACTTCTCTCAGAGGTGATTAATAAACCTCGAAACTCTTACCCTTGTACattcaaaaacatattttcaaccCTCCATCTTTTCCCCCCTT belongs to Osmerus mordax isolate fOsmMor3 chromosome 8, fOsmMor3.pri, whole genome shotgun sequence and includes:
- the LOC136948044 gene encoding uncharacterized protein C14orf132-like, whose product is MDLSFMAAQIPVMTGAFMDSSPNDDYSTDHSLFNSSASVHAASMGAHSQQEEPQSMSRDAIWLWIAITATIGNIVVVGVVYAFTF